A genomic window from Labrus bergylta chromosome 7, fLabBer1.1, whole genome shotgun sequence includes:
- the aass gene encoding alpha-aminoadipic semialdehyde synthase, mitochondrial: protein MFRLLIRQGKRAPSCLNGQRRYEHHRAVIAIRREDVNPWERRAPLAPRHVKELTNAGAKVLVQPSNRRAIHEKYYMRAGAVIQEDISEASLIIGVKRPPEEKVIPKKTYAFFSHTIKAQEANMGLLEDLLKKEVRLIDYEKMVDANGYRIVAFGQWAGVAGMINILHGLGLRFLALGHHTPFMHIGMAHNYRNVSQAIHAVRDCGYEISMGLMPKSIGPVTFCFTGTGNVSKGAQDIINELPVEYVEPHELKDVSETGDMTKVYATVLSRHHHLMRKSDSIYDPLEYENHPELYTSHFRTSVAPYTTCLINGIYWDPHTPRLLRRTDAQRLMRPPKVPPAATEGSPLLPHKLLAICDISADTGGSIEFMIECTTIDKPFCMYDADQHIDHDSVEGNGILMCSIDNLPAQLPIEATEYFGDRLFPYIWEMLPSDATRPLDEEDFSPQVRDAVITSNGVLTPKFEYIEKLRERMEKAQILKKAGMKRVLLLGSGYVSGPVVEYLTRDEKTQVTVATVQLKQAEELAAKYPNTIPVTLDASSQEGHLDSLVKDHDLVISLLPYSFHPLIAKHCINRKVNMVTASYLSPAMKELQSSAEEAGITIVNEMGLDPGIDHMLAMECIDQGKADGCTVESYSSFCGGLPAPECSDNPLRYKFSWSPYGVLLNTISPAIFLRDNEVVSIPAGGSLMDSTLPMDFLPGFNLEGFPNRDSTKYAESYGIETAHTLIRGTLRFKGFSKAMSGFVKLGLINSEPCPIQHLTPWKDLLCKQMGLSSSISQDAYEEAVYERIGKDEFAMETLRWFGMLSDEFVPRADNILAALAKHLEAKLSFDKGERDMIILRNDVGLRHPTGELETKHISLVVYGDPNGFSAMAKTVGYPAAIAARMVLEGEITTKGLVVPMTKEVYGPALARLKEEGLHFMSKSSLQE from the exons ATGTTTAGACTCCTCATTCGCCAAGGCAAGAGGGCGCCGAGCTGCCTCAATGGCCAGCGGCGATATGAGCACCACAGGGCCGTCATTGCCATCCGCAGAGAGGACGTCAACCCCTGGGAGAGGAGGGCGCCGCTCGCCCCGCGCCACGTCAAAGAGCTGACCAACGCCGGCGCCAAAGTCCTGGTGCAACCGTCCAACCGCAGAGCCATCCACGAGAAG tactACATGAGGGCGGGCGCCGTCATCCAGGAGGATATTTCCGAGGCGTCGCTGATCATCGGGGTCAAGCGCCCGCCGGAGGAGAAggtcattcccaagaagacgtACGCGTTCTTCTCCCACACCATCAAAGCTCAGGAGGCCAACATGGGGCTGCTGGAGGACCTGCTGAAGAAG GAGGTTCGTCTGATCGACTACGAGAAGATGGTTGACGCTAACGGCTATCGGATCGTAGCGTTCGGTCAGTGGGCTGGAGTTGCAG GAATGATCAACATCTTGCACGGACTGGGGCTGCGCTTCCTGGCTCTGGGACACCACACTCCCTTCATG CACATCGGCATGGCTCACAACTACAGGAACGTCAGCCAGGCCATCCATGCAGTGAGGGATTGTGGGTACGAGATCTCCATGGGGCTCATGCCTAAATCTATCGGGCCCGTGACGTTTTGTTTCACCGGCACCGGAAACGTCTCCAAG GGAGCCCAAGACATCATCAACGAGCTTCCTGTCGAGTACGTTGAGCCTCACGAGCTCAAAGACGTCTCTGAGACTGGAG ACATGACCAAAGTGTACGCCACCGTCCTGAGCCGACACCACCACCTGATGAGGAAGAGCGACAGCATTTACGACCCCCTGGAGTACGAGAACCACCCTGAGCTGTACACTTCGCACTTCAGGACCAGC GTGGCGCCGTACACAACCTGTCTGATCAACGGGATTTACTGGGACCCCCACACGCCCCGACTCCTCAGGCGAACGGACGCCCAGAGGCTGATGAGACCGCCAAAAGTCCCGCCTGCCGCCACCGAGGGGTCGCCTTTGCTGCCTCACAA ACTGTTGGCCATCTGTGACATCTCCGCTGACACCGGGGGCTCCATCGAGTTCATGATCGAGTGCACCACCATCGACAAGCCTTTCTGTATGTACGACGCCGACCAGCACATAGATCACGACAG cgtGGAGGGAAACGGGATCCTCATGTGCTCCATCGATAACCTTCCCGCTCAGCTGCCCATTGAAGCCACAGAGTACTTTGGAGACCGGCTCTTCCCCTACATCTGGGAGATG CTGCCTTCAGACGCCACCAGACCACTGGACGAGGAGGACTTCAGCCCGCAAGTCAGAGAC GCCGTCATCACCTCGAACGGAGTCCTCACCCCGAAGTTTGAATACATCGAGAAACTACGAGAAAGAAT GGAGAAAGCTCAGATCCTGAAGAAGGCCGGGATGAAACGCGTTCTGCTGCTGGGTTCAGGATATGTCTCAGGACCTGTGGTCGAGTATTTGACTCGAGACGAGAAGACCCAGGTCACTGTGG CGACTGTTCAACTGAAGCAGGCCGAAGAGCTGGCTGCGAAATATCCCAACACCATCCCCGTCACACTGGACGCCAGCAGCCAGGAGGGACACCTCGACTCTCTGGTCAAAGATCATGACTTGGTCATCAG CCTGCTGCCGTACTCATTTCACCCTCTCATCGCCAAACACTGCATCAACAGGAAGGTAAACATGGTGACAGCCAGCTACCTGAGTCCTGCCATGAAGGAGCTGCAGAGCAG TGCCGAGGAGGCTGGCATCACCATCGTGAATGAGATGGGATTGGACCCGGGGATCGACCACATGCTGGCCATGGAGTGTATCGACCAGGGCAAAGCAGACGGCTGCACG GTGGAGTCGTATAGCTCGTTCTGTGGCGGTCTTCCTGCTCCTGAATGTTCCGACAATCCTCTTCGCTACAAGTTCAGCTGGAGTCCGTACGGCGTCCTCCTCAACACCATCAGCCCCGCCATCTTCCTCCGAGACAACGAG gtggtGAGTATCCCGGCCGGCGGCTCTCTGATGGACTCCACCTTGCCGATGGATTTCCTTCCTGGATTCAACCTTGAGGGATTTCCAAACCGTGACAGCACCAAGTACGCTGAGTCGTACGGCATCGAGACggcacacacactgatcagAGGAACGCTGCGCTTCaag GGCTTCTCAAAGGCCATGAGTGGGTTCGTCAAACTGGGTCTGATCAACAGCGAGCCCTGTCCAATCCAGCACCTCACACCCTGG AAAGATCTCCTGTGTAAGCAGATGGGATTATCCTCCTCCATTTCCCAGGATGCATATGAAGAAGCTGTTTACGAGCGCATCGGAAAGGACGAGTTTGCGATGGAAACCCTGCGATG gtttgGGATGCTGAGTGATGAGTTTGTGCCTCGTGCTGATAACATCCTGGCTGCTCTTGCAAAACATCTGGAAGCCAAACTCTCCTTTG ATAAAGGAGAGCGTGACATGATCATTCTGAGGAACGATGTCGGGCTCCGCCACCCGACCGGCGAGCTGGAGACCAAACACATCAGCCTGGTGGTGTACGGAGACCCCAACGGCTTCTCTGCCATGGCCAAGACTGTAGGATACCCAGCAGCCATTGCTGCTCGCATGGTCCTTGAAG gagaaATCACTACAAAGGGACTTGTGGTTCCGATGACTAAGGAGGTCTACGGCCCGGCGCTGGCCCGACTGAAGGAGGAAGGACTTCACTTTATGTCCAAGAGCAGCCTGCAGGAGTAG
- the fezf1 gene encoding fez family zinc finger protein 1 yields MDGPLRRPAGILSSPPASGSQPAGSDMLTSGGSGSSKPLAFSIDRIMARTPEPKSIPLPSWFQSAPVGKPDVCPSSLHCMIPLLPLGYESGHRLSITGLDPGHLDSSSLGAPADFLGFGLNYKNQQEDSGNQSGQYKLFRPRVVNQSSFPATMGTVCYLNCSGDGGACPPPGGLVNLHPMASYLLSARHKAFMAEKNKPGVQQAGERFPVSQSQIQYFMKERDQILTDKIFKSSAAAAARLGGSCPGNKPKVFTCEVCGKVFNAHYNLTRHMPVHTGARPFVCKVCGKGFRQASTLCRHKIIHTQEKPHKCNQCGKAFNRSSTLNTHTRIHAGYKPFVCEFCGKGFHQKGNYKNHKLTHSGEKQFKCSICSKAFHQVYNLTFHMHTHNDKKPFTCPTCGKGFCRNFDLKKHIRKLHDLAASPPSPPQA; encoded by the exons ATGGACGGTCCTCTCCGCCGCCCAGCGGGGATCCTCAGCTCCCCCCCGGCTTCCGGGAGCCAGCCCGCGGGCTCCGACATGCTCACCTCCGGCGGCAGCGGGAGCAGCAAGCCTCTCGCTTTCTCCATCGACCGGATTATGGCCAGGACGCCCGAGCCCAAGTCGATACCGCTCCCCAGCTGGTTCCAGTCCGCTCCCGTGGGGAAACCCGACGTGTGCCCGTCCTCGCTGCACTGTATGATCCCGCTTTTGCCGCTCGGGTACGAGTCGGGCCACCGGCTCAGCATCACCGGGCTGGATCCGGGCCACCTGGACTCGTCCTCTCTCGGCGCGCCCGCGGACTTTCTGGGTTTCGGGCTGAACTATAAGAACCAGCAGGAGGACTCGGGGAACCAGAGCGGCCAGTATAAACTGTTCAGACCCCGCGTGGTCAACCAGTCCTCGTTTCCCGCTACCATGGGCACCGTGTGTTACCTGAACTGCAGCGGTGACGGCGGCGCGTGCCCTCCGCCCGGCGGCCTGGTGAACCTGCACCCCATGGCCTCGTACCTGCTGAGCGCGCGACACAAAGCCTTCATGGCGGAGAAGAACAAACCGGGCGTGCAGCAGGCCGGGGAGCGGTTTCCGGTGTCTCAAAGTCAGATCCAGTACTTCATGAAGGAGCGGGACCAGATCCTCACAGACAAGATCTTCAAGAGCTCCGCGGCTGCTGCAGCCCGGCTCGGCGGCTCGTGCCCGGGCAACAAACCCAAAGTGTTCACCTGCGAGGTCTGCGGAAAG gtgtttaACGCGCACTACAACCTGACCCGCCACATGCCCGTGCACACAGGCGCGCGACCGTTTGTGTGTAAAGTTTGCGGGAAAGGATTCCGACAGGCGAGCACACTGTGCAGACACAAGATCATCCACACTCAG GAAAAACCGCACAAGTGTAACCAGTGCGGGAAAGCCTTCAACCGCAGCTCCACGCTCAACACGCACACGCGCATCCACGCGGGATACAAACCGTTCGTGTGCGAGTTCTGCGGGAAAGGATTTCATCAGAAAg GAAACTACAAGAACCACAAGCTGACGCACAGCGGGGAGAAGCAGTTCAAGTGCTCCATCTGCAGCAAGGCGTTCCACCAGGTGTACAACCTCACCTtccacatgcacacgcacaacGACAAGAAGCCCTTCACCTGCCCCACCTGCGGGAAGGGCTTCTGCAGGAACTTTGACCTGAAGAAACACATCAGGAAGCTGCACGACCTGGCCGCCAGCCCGCCGTCGCCCCCGCAGGCCTGA